The nucleotide sequence ACCCGGTTGCCCACGACCGTCGGCGACGAGTCGGCGGTACTCGCGGTGGTGTACGACCAGCGCTTCTCGCCGGACACCGCGTCCACGGCGTAGACGTTGTGGTCGCGGCACGCGATGTAGACGACCCCGGCGTCCACGGCCGGAGACGAGTTGAACCAGTCGCCCCCCGGGTATCGCCAGCGGCCGGTGCCGGTCGCCGCGTCCACCGCGTGCAGGCGGTTGTCGCGGCCCCCGACGAACACGGTGCCGCCGGCCACGACGGGAGAGGAGTGGAGGACGCCGTCGGCCGTGTACCGCCAGACGCGCGTGCCGTCCGCGACCCGTACGGCGTGCAGGCCCTGGTCGTTGCAGCCGACATACACGATGCCGTCGGCCACGGCGGGCGAGGAGGTGATCGGCTGACCTGTCGGATACGACCAGCGGAGCCGGCCGTCCGCGACGTCGATCGCGTGGAGGTTGCCGTCGTTGCTGCCGACGTAGACCACCCCGTCGGCGACCGCGGGGGACGAGTAGACCTTGTCGCCGGTGGTGAACGCCCACGGCGCGGTGCGGGGCGCGGCCTGGGCGCCGGAGTCCTTCGCCCCGTTGTCGCCGCCGCCGTCTCCCCGGGTGACCAGCCAGCCCGCGACGCCCGCGACGGCCGCCACCGCCGCGCCCGAGCCCAGCACCAGCAGGCGCCGACGCGAAGTCCCGTGCTTGACCGGCTCGTTCGGCGCGGTCGGCGTCAGCACGGTCGTCTCGTCCGTGTGCGTGCTCACGATCGTCTCCGGCTCGCGGTGCCCGGCGACATCGCCGGGCTGCGGAGGGGACGGGATCTTCGGCAGCGTCGACGCGGGCGCGGCGCCGCCCGTGGCACCGCCGTCGCGCTGCTCGGGCCACTCCGCCGTCGCCGCGGGCCGGGCCCGTCGCTCGTGCTCGGCCACGACCGCGAACGCTCCCGCGGGCAACCAGTCTTCGGCGTCGTGGGCGTGCGGGAACTCCCGGGCGCGGTACTCCGCGAACTGCTCCAACAGCGTCGCCGCCGTGGGCCGCCGCGCCGCGTCGCGGTCCATGCACGCGCGGACGAGCGGTTGCAACTCGACGGGCAGGTCGGCGAAGTCCGGCGGCTCGGTCAACAGCCGGGCGAGCACGTTGATCGGGGTGTTCCCGCCATACGGCTCGTGCCCCGTCGCGGCGTACAGCAGCGTCGCGCCGAGGGAGTAGATGTCGGCCGCCTCCGTCACCGCGGCCGTGTCGACCGCCTGCTCCGGGGACATGAAGGACGGCGTCCCGATGACTCCGGACTGCGTGAGATTGCGGGTGCCGCCGACCGCGCGGGCGATCCCGAAGTCGATGACCTTGGTGTTCTCACGCGACACCAGCACGTTGGACGGCTTGAGGTCGCGGTGGACGAGGCCCGCGGCGCGGATGGACTCCAGCGCCTCCGCGATCCCGGCACCGATCCACAGCACCGCGGGCACCGGCAGCGGGCCGGCCTCGCGGACCAGTGCGTCCAACGACGGCGCGGCGACGTACGCCGTGGCCAGCCACGGGTACCGCGCCTCCGCGTCGGCCTCCACCACGGCCGCCGTGAACACCCCGCTCACCTGTCGTGCCGCCGCGACCTCGCGCGCGAACCGCTCGCGGAAACCGGGGTCCTCGACCAGGACGTCCCGGATCGTCTTGACCGCGACCAGCAGCCCCGACCGCGACCGGGCGAGATACACCCGGCCCATGCCCCCCGCCCCGAGCCGCCCCAACACCCGATACGGCCCCACGTGTTCGGGATCCTCCGCCGTCAGCGGCTCCCCGAACCCCATACTGTCGCCCACTCCGACCCCCTTCGCCCACACCCCGCCCCCTCGCGCGCCCATCATGGCGGAAGAAGGCCCCACGAGGGCGCGCGGAGGCGGCCCGGGCACACCGGGGAGCGTCGGGCGGCCCTCACACCGCCTGGTCCTTGAGGGCTTCGTACGCGCGGAAGCGCCACTCCAGGCAGAACCGGGCGTGCAGCGGCGGCGCGGCGGTGGTCCACGTGAAGCTCCGAAGGCCGCCGTCGTCGGTGCGCAGGGGAGGGGTGCGCAAGGGAGCGGTCTCCGTGGTCATCGAGGTCTCCGTGCCCCAGACCATCGGGTCGAACGCGGCCGGGAAGACGAGCTCGACGTCCAGCCGTTCCGTGGGCAGGCGCACGGCGCGCTGGAACCAGTTGCCCCATTTGTCGTCACCGACCGTATACGCGTACTCGATCCAGACGGACTCGCCCGGATACAGCGGGAACCGGCTGCGCGCGTTCTCGAACCGCAGCCAGACCTCCTTGAACGCGTCGCGGTCCTGTTCGACCGACCACCGCATCGTCTCGCGCCGGCAGGTCGCGGTGAGGCGCAGCTCGTCCCAGGTCAACGGATGCGTGCGGTAATGGGCGTTCGAGAATTCGGGGTCGTCGGGGTAGCGGTCGACGGAGACGCGGATGAGGTAGCGGGTCACCGGCTCGCCGCCGGTGTTGCGCAGTAATCGCCGCATGGTGAGGCGGTACAGGCGGCCGTCGTACCGGAGTTGGGCGGTGTCGTGCTCGACCACGAGCGCCGAGCAGCAGGTGTGCGGCTGCCCGGGGTGGTGGGGGGCCGGGCAAGCGGCGAGGGCGCGGCGCGCGGACCCCGCCCTGATGCGGGCCTGTTCGTAGTCGCGCCATCGTCGCCAGATGCGCTTCCCCGCGCTCAGGGCGTCGTCGGCGATGCGGGCGAAGTCCTCGCTGGGTTTGTGCCGTCCGGACTCCATATGGCTCACGTACGACGGGTCGAAGCCCATGGCGTGGGCCAGCGCGCGCTTGGACATGCCGCGAACCTCCCGCCACCGGGCCAATTCCGCGGCGAACGCTTTTGCCGTCTGTTCGACGGTGGTCTCCTCAATCCGCGAACCCATCGCAGGCGTCCCCCTGTCATGGATGGTGAGCATGAGTGAACGGTGAGTGATCGCCGTTCAGTATTTCACCGCGTGCGCACCACGGATTGACTGCTCGTGGCACCCGGTCCGCCGGGAAGAAGGGGAGCGTGCGATGGGGGAGCACGGCAAGCCGAACGACACCCCGCAGAAGGGCAACTCCAGCGACAGCCAGTCGCCGACGGTCGGCGGCGGCAACACCGGAACGCGACGCAAACCGAAGGACGGGGGCAAGTGAACGACGCGAACGCGACGGTACGACTGCTGGGGAGGGACCGTACGCCGTTCCTCCCCGCGGTCGTGTGGGCCGGCGACGACCACACCCGCATCGACCGCGACACGACACCGGAGGCGTGGCACGAAGCCGCCGCCGCGGACGTGTTCCTCGTGACGCAGTGGAACGACGGCTCGGGAGACCCCGGCACCGGGGTATCCAGCAGTTCGGCTTCCATGCCGTCGCTCGTGAAGCGCATGCTCGACGCGTGCGACGTCCGCCCGGGTCACCGGGTCCTGGAGGTGGGCACGGGTACCGGCTACACGGCCGCCCTCCTCAAAGACCGCGTCGGCGCGACCGGCCACGTCGTGACCGTCGAGGTGGACCCGGACGTCGCCGCGTCGGCCCGCGACCGCCTGTACGCCGCTGGCGTGGACGTGCATGTGGTGTGCGGTGACGGCCTGGCCGCTCACGTCCCGGACGGCCCCTTCGACCGCGTCCACGTGACCTGCGGCATTCGCGCGATCCCGGCGAGCTGGCTCGACCGGTGCCCGGCAGGCAAGATCATGCTCCCCTGGGGAACCACGTTCAGCGACACCGACTTCGTGGTCACCCTGGACGTCCGCGACGGCGTCGCGGAAGGCCGCTTCCACCACCCGGTGGCCTTCATGAAGGCCCGCTCCCAGCGGTCGGTGCCCTGGGGGGACTGGCCCACCACGGGCGAGGCTCATCCCGTCGACCCGGCGGGCCTGAGCAGCGACCAACTGGACGACCCGCTCGGCGGCTTCGGAGAGTTCGTCATCGGGCTGCTCCTGCCGGACGTGGAGCACTACACCAGCGGATCCGACAGTGCCGAGGACGGCGAGCGCGTCCTGTGGCTCGGCAGCAAGGGCCGCTTCGCGTCACTCGCGTTCGGCCGGGGGATCCCCACCACCATGGCCGGAGACACCGCCCTGGCCGTCCGCTACATCACCGCCGTCCGCTGGTGGCACGACCACGGCCGCCCGGAAGCCCAGGGCTTCGGCCTCCGCGTCCTGCCCACCGCGAACCCCCAAGCCCACCAGGAGATTTGGTTCGGCGCCCCGGAACACCCCGTGCCGACACCCCTGGGCCGGTCCCCCCGCACCCGCCCTCTGCCCCCGCGCCTGCCTAACCCCGCACGGCCCCTTCGGGCCAGACGATGGTGACCGGCACACCCACCCGCCGCGCATACGCGACAACATCGCCCGTACCGCCCTTCCCCGAAGGGGGCTGCCCGTCCCAGACCGCGAACAGCGCCTCACACTCCGACACGAGATGTTCATTCGCCGCGGTATAGGCGTCCCGATCCGCGGTCTCATACGGCATCGTCCGAACTTCCTCCGCACGCGCGACCAACGCGTCGAACTCGCCCCGGTGGTCGGGCTTCACCTTCGCCTCCCGATAGTCACGCGACGGCAGCACCACCACAAGCCGCCCCCCAATCGAGACCACCACGTTTGCGAACAACGCATCGGCCCCCTTGGCGATACAGCTCACCCCGACAAGCTCCGCCGGAGGAATAGACGCCAGCCGCGCCCGCAACTCCCCCTCCACAAGCCGCGCGGTCTCCGACGTGATGTCCATGTGACCGGTGATGCCGATGGTGGGCATAGGCCTGCTCCTGAGCACAGTCGAGTACGGATATCAGCCCCGCGCCGCTTCGAGCACGGTACGGACTTCGGGCACATCCTGGAAACGCCGCAAGCTTGCCAGAACGACCTTCACGCGGTCGCTGGTTCGCGCGCTCGCGAGATCCGCCGAGAGCGTCAGCAAGCGCTCAACGGTCGCGGCGGCCTCCTCGGGCTCATTCGCGTCGGCGTACGCGACAGCGAGCCAGGAGAGGTAGAGCGCGACTTCGCGCAGATGCGTGGCGTCGTATTCGGCGAGCACCTTCCGAAGCAACGGTACGGCCCGCAAAGGACGTCGAAGCTCGGTATAGACCCGGGCCTCCATGACTTCGAGTTCTCCGGCGTTCACCCAGTACGCATAAGCCGGTTCGTCGCCGCCGACATCGTGTCGCGACAAGGCCTCGCCCGCCTCGCCAAGAGCCCGCATCGCGGACTGCGCGTCAAATGCCTTCGCGTGGGCCCACGCAACGCGGTCCAGATAAAGCGCACGTGCCCGGCCCGGGGCCTGCCCGGCGAGCTCCACCGCGCCCTCGGCCATCGCGACACCGGCGGCCACATCTCCGGTATTCGTGCGCTGATACGCGAGTGAGCCCAGCACATTGCCGACAAGCGTGGTGTCGCCCGCGCGATCGGCCGCGACCAGCCCGAGCCGGTAAATCCGTTCCGCCTCGTCGTTCCGACCGGCGTCACTCGCGATCCACCCGGCAATCTGCGCGAGTTCGCCGATGGCCCGCAGCAAGGCACGCCCGACGTCCTCCGTATGGGCACTGTCCCGATAAAGGCGCACCGCCGACCGCAGATCACGCAGAGCCGGCCCGATCAGATCCCCACCCGCCAGCACGTCATCGGCGAGCCGCAACCCGTGCACCCGCTTCTCCAGATCGGCAACGGCCCCCACCCCGATCCGCCGGCCCGGCGACCCCGCAAGCGCCGCGAACGGGTCATCACCATCCGGCAGAAAGTCAACAACAGACACAGGCGCCACCTCGTCATGCCTGACTCTCGCGGCACGCCGCAGTTCGCCCTCCGGAACGGAAAGCGCCTTCGCCAGGAACGGTAACCACGGCCCCGGAATCCGTCTGCCGGACTCCCATCGATAAACCGGCCCACGGCCGAGTTGCTCGATCTGCACGCCTGCGGCACGACACACTTCGCGCGCCAACTCCGCCTGACTCCAGTGCTTCGCCTGCCGAAGGCGACGGATCATCTGCCCAGCGGTTTCCCCCTTCATGCATCCATTTTGGCGCACATCCGGCGATGCGTGGCCCGAACGCGCGGCCTCAGGCCTACACCGGGGACTACACGTGGCATCTAGGCGACGGGCCGCCGTTGGCACTTCGCTGGAACCGAAAGTCAGGTGACGACCCCGGAGAGTGAATTCATGGTGCCGACTCCGAGTGAGAATCCCCGAGGAGGCGCACCAGGCGCGCCACGCGGAACGGCAGGCGAGCCGGTTCGCCTGACGGACGGCGGCAACGCATCACCACGATCCCGACCGGAACGCCGCCGGCCCTGCGGCCAGTTCGACGTGATGACATCCACCTTCACGGCCCTCGCGTATGCGTCCGCGCGGGCCGCGTGGCGCTCGCATCGCCGGTTGCCGGAGGCGACCGCGTGGGAATTCCCGGCAATCGACCAGGGATCCGGCGAGGGCGGCACGACGTTTCGTCCCTTCGTCCGGGCGATGGCCGGCCCGGCTGACCTCGCTGCCCGGCCCGTACTCTCACGGCCCGTCGACCCCTGCGGACTCCCACTCGTGGTCCTGATCGCCTGGGGCGTCGACGCGATCCAGGCCGGACACGCCACACGTGACGGCGCGGAGTATGCCTGCGTCTTCAACTACAAAATCCAAGACTCGCTCACCACCCACGGCCGCAGGATGCGGGACGCCCCGCTCGCAGAACTGGCCACCGCGAACTTCGCCCGTCGACACGTCGATTACGACCTCGCGTGGTGGCTGGTCCCGCACCAGGCAATCCCTCCCCACGCGCTCGAACAAGCCCGTGCCCTTGAGGCCCCTCACTCCCATGACTCGGAGGATGGAACCGCACACGGGGTTGGAGATGGTCTCCGCTCTTGCTGATCTTCTTCAGGGGGGCCGGGCATGACGCGGGGCGAAGTATCGGACGAGACCGCAGTCCTCAACGCGAAACTGGTGGAAAGGCTCAGGAAGACCAGCCCGCCCTTGGCGGCCCGGCGACGGACGTGATGCTCCGCGTACCGCGCCACCGCTTCGTGCCGAACGGATACTTCGTTCAGGTCCCCGGCGCGATGCCCACCGCATATCGGCCGGTCCTGCCATGGGACGACGAGCAGGCGTGGCTCGCCGGCTGTTACACCGACCAAGCGCTGGTCACCCAAGTGGCCAACACGGTCGTACCCAGGGAAGTGCGCGGGGAGATTGTGCGGGAGCCGACCTCATCCGTCTCGGAACCAGGACTTGTGGCGTTTGTCCTTGATCAGGCCGACCTCGCGCCGGGCTTGCGTGTGCTGGAGATCGGCGCGGGGGCCGGATGGAACGCTGCGCTCTTGAGTGAACTTGTCGGTGAAGACCATGTGTTCACCATCGAAGTCGATGCGTCGATCGCCGCGCAGGCGAGGACCAACCTGTACAGCACGGAGCATTACCCGACGGTTGTGGTGGGTGACGGGCGCAAGGGCCACCCCGACGGGGCTCCGTACGACCGCCTGCTCGCGACGTGTGGCGTGGCCGGGATCTATCCCGAATGGCTGGACCAGATGAAGCCCGGTGGGATCATCCTCGCGGGGCTTCGCGGTCGGATGCTCAGCGCGGGGCTTGCCCGGCTGACGGTGTGTGATGACGGCACGGCGCAAGGGCGGTTCGTTTCCGGGGGCAACTACATGCCCGCTCGGCAGGAAGTGCCCCCGCGCCATCTGATGCTGCCCGATGTGGACAGTGGCACCGAGCGACTGTCAGACGTGGGAGCATCCGCGCTCGCGGATCACGCGGCGTTGGTCTTGGCCGACAGCGTCGCTCCCGCCCTTCAGTGGACGCGGGTGAGCGTCAGCGGTGGGCCGTCGACGGACGCGTATATCGATCAGGACAGTGGCTCTTTCGTCGTGGTCAGCGACTGTGCGGACGGAACCGCCGTGATTCGCGAAGGGGGGCCCGATTTGATGTGGAGTCGGGTTGAGCGCGTCATCTCGGCGTGGCGGGAGGCCGGGTGTCCGTCCGTGGAGGCGTTTGGGGTGCGGGCTTCGCGGGACGGGCACACGATCGTGTTGCCGAAGCAGTCGGGAATCCCTAGCGCAGGCCGTGGCGGCGGGCGGTGAGGTGTTCGGTGGTGGTTCTGGGGAGGAGGCGGCGGAGGGTGAAGACCACGGGGGCGTTGCTGCCTACGGCGTAGAGGGGTTTGGGGCGGCGGGAGTTGATGGCTTTGAGGATGGTGGCGGCGACGGCTTCCGGGGGGATTCCGTGGGCTTCGTTGGTGTTCAGGGCGTGGAGCATGGTGGCGTGTTCGTCGGCGAAGGGGGAGTCTTCGGCGACGTAGTGGGTGCGGCGGTCGCTGATTCCGGTGTTGATGGAGCCGGGTTCGACGGTGGTCAACGCCACGTTGTAGGGGGCGAATTCGCGGCGGGCCGCCGTGGTGAAGGCGCGGAGGGCGGCTTTTGAGGCCACGTACGAGGAGCGGTAGGCGAGGGGGAAGCTGGCCAGCATGGAGCCGACCATGACGACGCGGCCGTAGTGGCGGGCGCGCATTGCGGGGGTCAGCAGTTGGGTCAGGTGGATCGCGCCGAACACGTTGGTTTCGAAGAGGCGGCGTACGGCGGCCATCGGGAGTTCTTCGAGGGGGCCGCTTTGGCTTTCCCCGGCGTTGTTGACGAGGACGTCGACCGGGCCGCAGGCCGCCGCGCAGGCCTCGATGGAGGACTCGGAGGTGAGGTCGAGAGGCACGTATTCGACGCCGGGCACGGGGTTCGTGATCGCGTCCGGGGCGCGGGTCGTGCCGTGGACGCGGTAGCCGTGGTGGGCCAGGAGCGCTGCCGTGGCGGCGCCGATGCCGGAGGAGGCGCCGGTGACCAGGGCCACGCGCCGCGGGGGAGTCACGCGAGCCTCGTGGCGAGGGCGCGGCCGGCCGCGCGGCCCGAGAAGACGCAGCCGCCGAGGAAGGTGCCTTCCAGCGCGTTGTAGCCGTGGACGCCCCCGCCGCCGAAGCCGGCGACCTCGCCCGCCGCGTACAGGCCTTCGAATGGTTCGCCGTCGGTGCGGACGACCTGGGAGTCCAGTGTCGTCTCCAGGCCGCCGAGCGTCTTGCGGGTCAGGAGGTGCAGGCGGACGGCGATGAGCGGGCCGTGGGCCGGGTCGAGGAAGCGGTGGGGAGCCGCGACGCGGGTGATCCTGTCGGGCAGGTAGGCACGGGCGTTGCGCACGGCCATGAGTTGCAGGTCTTTCGCGTAGGTGTTGGTGACGGCGCGGTCGTGGGCGAGGACTTCGCGCTCCACGGCCGAGAAGTCGAGCGAGGCGCCCGGGGCGATGGCGTTCATGCCGTCGACCAGCTCGCGCAGGGTGTCCCGGACGACGAAGTCCTCGCCGTGGTCGAGGAACGCCCGCACGGGCCCCGGTGCGCCCTTCTTGACGCGGGACAGCACCAACGTGACGTCCTTGCCGGTGACATCGGGGTTCTGCTCGGAGCCGGACAGCGCGAACTCCCGTTCCACGATGGAGCGGGTCAACACGAACCACGAGTGGTCGTGGCCCGTCGCGATGATGTGTCGCAGCGTGGCCAGGGTGTCGTGGCCGGGGAACAGCGGTGCGGGCAACCGGCGTCCGGTCGCGTCGAACCAGAGCGACGACGGGCCGGGGAGGATGCGGATCGCGTGGTCGGGCCAGATCGGGTCCCAGTTCTTGACGCCCTCGGTGTAGTGCCACATCCGGTCGCGGTTCACGACCGAGCCTCCCGCGGCCTCGCTGATCCCGAGCATGCGCCCGTCGACGTACGCGGGTACTCCGGTGATCATCGACCTCGGTGCCGGTCCCATGCGCTCGACGGGCCAGTTCTCCCGCACGAGTTCGTGGTTGCCGCCGATGCCGCCGGAGGTCACCACGACCGCCTGGGCCCGGAGTTCGAACTCGGCGACGGTGTCGCGGGACGAGGCCGCGCCGCGCGGTTCCGAGGACGGCGCGAGAACCGAGCCGCGTACGCCGACCGCCGCGCCCTGCTCGACCACCAGCGCGTCGACGCGGTGGCGGAATCGGAAATCCACCAGACCCCGGGCGGCGGCGTCGAGCACCGGTTCGCGGAACACCCGGACGACCTCGGGCCCCGAGCCCCACGCGATGTGGAACCTCGGGACCGAATTCCCGTGCCCGGTCGCGCTGCCCCCGCCGCGCTCGGCCCAGCCGACCGTCGGCATCAGCCGCAGGCCGAGGTCGTGCAGATAGCGCCGCTTCTCGCCGGACGCGAAGTCGACGTACGCGTGGGCCCATTGGCGCGGCCAGTGGTCCTCGCGCCCGCGGTCGAACCCGGCGGAGTCGAGCCAGTCGGCGAGCGCCAGTTCGTACGAGTCCTTGACGCCCGTACGGCGCTGTTCGGGGGTGTCGACCAGGAACAGCCCCCCGAGCGACCAGAACGCCTGCCCGCCGAGGTTGGCCTCGTTCTCCTGGTCGACCACGACCACGCGCCGCCCGGCCCGGGTGAGTTCGTACGCCGCGACCAGCCCGGCCAGGCCCGCCCCCACGACGATGACATCCGCGTCGAAACCCATCGCGACTCCTCGGCGAGCGATCGGGATGTTGTGCGCCTTGGCCACCGACCGTACGGCCCGGCGCGGCGGGCGGCCAAGGACATCCCGCCGCGTCGGACCGAGGAGAACGCCGAGGCGGCGCGATCCGTCAGGCCACGTCGATGCCGAAGTCGCCGAGCAGGGCCTCCAGGCCGTCGCGGTAGCCCCGGCCGCCGATCACGAAAGCCCAGTCGCCGTTCGACCGGCGGCGGAACGAGCCCAGCACCAAAGCGGTTTCGTCCGCACGGCCGTCCGAGACGGTGAGGCGGTCCAACTCCCCGCCGGCCGCGTCCCGCAGCACGATCGCCGCGTCGGTGAAGCCGGACAGATCCGCGGTGGGGTTGACGGACGGGTCGATCGCGGCGACCAGCACCACCCGGTCCGCCGAGCCGGGCAGCGCGTCGAACGCGACCCGCACCGCGGCCTTGTCGCCGCCGGTCACCGGTACCGACCGGACCGCCCCGTCCGGCGTGGACGTGTTGTTGTAGAAGACGAAGTGGTCGTCGCTCAACACCCGTTGGCCCGTGCAGACCAGCGCGCACACGTCGAGTGCGACGCCGCCGGAC is from Yinghuangia sp. ASG 101 and encodes:
- a CDS encoding beta-alanine-activating enzyme beta-propeller domain-containing protein, whose protein sequence is MGDSMGFGEPLTAEDPEHVGPYRVLGRLGAGGMGRVYLARSRSGLLVAVKTIRDVLVEDPGFRERFAREVAAARQVSGVFTAAVVEADAEARYPWLATAYVAAPSLDALVREAGPLPVPAVLWIGAGIAEALESIRAAGLVHRDLKPSNVLVSRENTKVIDFGIARAVGGTRNLTQSGVIGTPSFMSPEQAVDTAAVTEAADIYSLGATLLYAATGHEPYGGNTPINVLARLLTEPPDFADLPVELQPLVRACMDRDAARRPTAATLLEQFAEYRAREFPHAHDAEDWLPAGAFAVVAEHERRARPAATAEWPEQRDGGATGGAAPASTLPKIPSPPQPGDVAGHREPETIVSTHTDETTVLTPTAPNEPVKHGTSRRRLLVLGSGAAVAAVAGVAGWLVTRGDGGGDNGAKDSGAQAAPRTAPWAFTTGDKVYSSPAVADGVVYVGSNDGNLHAIDVADGRLRWSYPTGQPITSSPAVADGIVYVGCNDQGLHAVRVADGTRVWRYTADGVLHSSPVVAGGTVFVGGRDNRLHAVDAATGTGRWRYPGGDWFNSSPAVDAGVVYIACRDHNVYAVDAVSGEKRWSYTTASTADSSPTVVGNRVYVGSDDKSVYALDTATGQPVWAKSTGGGVVSSPAVVGGVVYVGSDDGNLYALEADTGRERWVFPTGGGVRSSPLVTAAYVYIGSSSRALHAVDLTSGVERWNFATKGPIDDSSPALAGDLVVVGSLDFTVYAVDAMTGVGVSVP
- a CDS encoding helix-turn-helix domain-containing protein yields the protein MGSRIEETTVEQTAKAFAAELARWREVRGMSKRALAHAMGFDPSYVSHMESGRHKPSEDFARIADDALSAGKRIWRRWRDYEQARIRAGSARRALAACPAPHHPGQPHTCCSALVVEHDTAQLRYDGRLYRLTMRRLLRNTGGEPVTRYLIRVSVDRYPDDPEFSNAHYRTHPLTWDELRLTATCRRETMRWSVEQDRDAFKEVWLRFENARSRFPLYPGESVWIEYAYTVGDDKWGNWFQRAVRLPTERLDVELVFPAAFDPMVWGTETSMTTETAPLRTPPLRTDDGGLRSFTWTTAAPPLHARFCLEWRFRAYEALKDQAV
- a CDS encoding methyltransferase domain-containing protein; amino-acid sequence: MNDANATVRLLGRDRTPFLPAVVWAGDDHTRIDRDTTPEAWHEAAAADVFLVTQWNDGSGDPGTGVSSSSASMPSLVKRMLDACDVRPGHRVLEVGTGTGYTAALLKDRVGATGHVVTVEVDPDVAASARDRLYAAGVDVHVVCGDGLAAHVPDGPFDRVHVTCGIRAIPASWLDRCPAGKIMLPWGTTFSDTDFVVTLDVRDGVAEGRFHHPVAFMKARSQRSVPWGDWPTTGEAHPVDPAGLSSDQLDDPLGGFGEFVIGLLLPDVEHYTSGSDSAEDGERVLWLGSKGRFASLAFGRGIPTTMAGDTALAVRYITAVRWWHDHGRPEAQGFGLRVLPTANPQAHQEIWFGAPEHPVPTPLGRSPRTRPLPPRLPNPARPLRARRW
- a CDS encoding helix-turn-helix domain-containing protein codes for the protein MKGETAGQMIRRLRQAKHWSQAELAREVCRAAGVQIEQLGRGPVYRWESGRRIPGPWLPFLAKALSVPEGELRRAARVRHDEVAPVSVVDFLPDGDDPFAALAGSPGRRIGVGAVADLEKRVHGLRLADDVLAGGDLIGPALRDLRSAVRLYRDSAHTEDVGRALLRAIGELAQIAGWIASDAGRNDEAERIYRLGLVAADRAGDTTLVGNVLGSLAYQRTNTGDVAAGVAMAEGAVELAGQAPGRARALYLDRVAWAHAKAFDAQSAMRALGEAGEALSRHDVGGDEPAYAYWVNAGELEVMEARVYTELRRPLRAVPLLRKVLAEYDATHLREVALYLSWLAVAYADANEPEEAAATVERLLTLSADLASARTSDRVKVVLASLRRFQDVPEVRTVLEAARG
- a CDS encoding rRNA adenine N-6-methyltransferase family protein, with protein sequence MLIFFRGAGHDAGRSIGRDRSPQRETGGKAQEDQPALGGPATDVMLRVPRHRFVPNGYFVQVPGAMPTAYRPVLPWDDEQAWLAGCYTDQALVTQVANTVVPREVRGEIVREPTSSVSEPGLVAFVLDQADLAPGLRVLEIGAGAGWNAALLSELVGEDHVFTIEVDASIAAQARTNLYSTEHYPTVVVGDGRKGHPDGAPYDRLLATCGVAGIYPEWLDQMKPGGIILAGLRGRMLSAGLARLTVCDDGTAQGRFVSGGNYMPARQEVPPRHLMLPDVDSGTERLSDVGASALADHAALVLADSVAPALQWTRVSVSGGPSTDAYIDQDSGSFVVVSDCADGTAVIREGGPDLMWSRVERVISAWREAGCPSVEAFGVRASRDGHTIVLPKQSGIPSAGRGGGR
- a CDS encoding SDR family oxidoreductase codes for the protein MTPPRRVALVTGASSGIGAATAALLAHHGYRVHGTTRAPDAITNPVPGVEYVPLDLTSESSIEACAAACGPVDVLVNNAGESQSGPLEELPMAAVRRLFETNVFGAIHLTQLLTPAMRARHYGRVVMVGSMLASFPLAYRSSYVASKAALRAFTTAARREFAPYNVALTTVEPGSINTGISDRRTHYVAEDSPFADEHATMLHALNTNEAHGIPPEAVAATILKAINSRRPKPLYAVGSNAPVVFTLRRLLPRTTTEHLTARRHGLR
- a CDS encoding FAD-binding dehydrogenase, which codes for MGFDADVIVVGAGLAGLVAAYELTRAGRRVVVVDQENEANLGGQAFWSLGGLFLVDTPEQRRTGVKDSYELALADWLDSAGFDRGREDHWPRQWAHAYVDFASGEKRRYLHDLGLRLMPTVGWAERGGGSATGHGNSVPRFHIAWGSGPEVVRVFREPVLDAAARGLVDFRFRHRVDALVVEQGAAVGVRGSVLAPSSEPRGAASSRDTVAEFELRAQAVVVTSGGIGGNHELVRENWPVERMGPAPRSMITGVPAYVDGRMLGISEAAGGSVVNRDRMWHYTEGVKNWDPIWPDHAIRILPGPSSLWFDATGRRLPAPLFPGHDTLATLRHIIATGHDHSWFVLTRSIVEREFALSGSEQNPDVTGKDVTLVLSRVKKGAPGPVRAFLDHGEDFVVRDTLRELVDGMNAIAPGASLDFSAVEREVLAHDRAVTNTYAKDLQLMAVRNARAYLPDRITRVAAPHRFLDPAHGPLIAVRLHLLTRKTLGGLETTLDSQVVRTDGEPFEGLYAAGEVAGFGGGGVHGYNALEGTFLGGCVFSGRAAGRALATRLA